From a region of the Panicum virgatum strain AP13 chromosome 2K, P.virgatum_v5, whole genome shotgun sequence genome:
- the LOC120685720 gene encoding trafficking protein particle complex subunit 2-like protein yields the protein MIVCVAVVGHQNNPLYLQSFTEADDALKLHHIVHCSLDVIDERVNNPKRSAPTLNETFLGLLYPTENYKVYGYLTNTKVKFIMVATDLDVKDADARNFFRKFHAAYVDAVSNPFHVPGKKIASRSFGARVSTIVKSFGSGTTG from the exons ATGATCGTctgcgtcgccgtcgtcggacACCAG AACAACCCGCTGTACCTGCAGAGCTTCACGGAGGCGGACGACGCCCTCAAGCTCCACCACATCGTGCACTGCTCCCTCGACGTCATCGACGAGCGAG TAAACAATCCTAAAAGGAGTGCGCCTACATTGAATGAGACATTTTTGGGTCTTCTGTACCCAACTGAGAACTACAAAGT GTATGGCTATTTGACAAACACGAAGGTCAAATTTATCATGGTCGCGACTGATCTTGATGTCAAAGATGCAGATGCCAGAAAT TTTTTCAGGAAGTTCCATGCTGCATATGTGGATGCTGTCTCGAACCCCTTCCATGTCCCAGGGAAAAAGATTGCTTCAAGAAGCTTTGGCGCTAGAGTAAGCACCATTGTGAAGTCCTTCGGTTCAGGAACAACTGGTTGA
- the LOC120685760 gene encoding protein FAM98B, whose product MDRYQRVEKPREEAPIKENEIRITTQGRMRNYITYATALLQDKGSDEVVFKAMGRAISKTVMIAELIKRRIVGLHQNTTTGSTDITDMWEPLEEGLLPLETTRHVSMITITLSKKELDTSSVGYQSPLPAEEVKPLVEYDNDEDAHSPGGRGRGRGGRGRGRGRGRGRGGRGNGYNDYADGGWGEEDHAPEYMGNGYPRGRGRGFRGRGRRGGYGGQPDYQQDGGYYDEAPVPAPARGRGRSRGRGRGPSRGRGRGGNANGVVHAAAAGA is encoded by the exons ATGGACCGGTACCAGAGGGTGGAGAagccgagggaggaggcgcccATCAAGGAGAATGAGATCCGCATCACCACGCAGGGGAGGATGCGCAACTACATCACCTACGCCACCGCCTTGCTCCAG GACAAGGGTTCCGATGAGGTTGTATTCAAGGCCATGGGAAGGGCTATCAGCAAAACTGTCATGATCGCTGAGTTGATCAAG AGGAGGATTGTTGGTCTTCATCAGAATACGACCACTGGATCTACTGATATTACTGATATGTGGGAGCCATTGGAGGAAGGCCTACTTCC GCTTGAGACAACAAGGCATGTCTCTATGATCACTATAACTCTTTCAAAGAAGGAGCTGGACACATCTTCTGTCGG ATATCagtctcctttgcctgctgaAGAGGTGAAGCCATTGGTTGAATACGACAACGACGAAG ATGCACACTCACCTGGTGGCCGAGGGAGGGGCCGTGGTGGTCGAGGCCGTGGGCGAGGcaggggaaggggaagaggTGGACGTG GAAATGGATACAATGACTATGCTGATGGTGGTTGGGGAGAGGAGGATCATGCCCCTGAGTACATGGGCAACGGATATCCCCGTGGAAGAGGGAGAGGTTTCAGAGGCCGCGGCAGGAGAGGCGGCTACGGTGGCCAGCCTGATTACCAACAGGATGGAGGCTATTATGATGAGGCACCTGTTCCTGCTCCGGCCCGAG GTCGTGGTCGAAGTCGTGGCCGTGGGAGAGGCCCGTCCAGAGGCAGAGGACGTGGTGGTAACGCGAACGGTGTGGTGCATGCTGCAGCAGCCGGTGCGTAA
- the LOC120685728 gene encoding uncharacterized protein LOC120685728: protein MEFSGRIKQLVKKYGKVAVGVHISVSCASVAGLYVAINNNVDVEAVFRRFGMSPGVAVGGEASPAPAPGPAARDEALRDAALPPRPSDAPQEGPERPPRNRTMELVASSGGALTLALLCNKALLPVRIPITIALTPPIARALSRWRLVKS from the coding sequence atggagttCTCGGGCCGGATCAAGCAGCTTGTGAAGAAGTACGGGAAGGTCGCCGTCGGCGTCCACATCTCCGTCTCCTGCGCCTCGGTCGCCGGCCTGTACGTCGCCATCAACAACAACGTCGACGTCGAAGCCGTCTTCCGCAGGTTTGGCATGTCCCCAGGCGTCGCCGTCGGCGGAGAAGCCTCACCCGCCCCGgcccccggccccgccgcccgcgaCGAGGCCCTGCGCGACGCCGCCCTGCCGCCCAGGCCCAGCGATGCCCCGCAAGAAGGGCCGGAGCGGCCGCCGCGCAACCGGACGATGGAGCTCGTGgcgtcgagcggcggcgcgctcacgCTCGCGCTCCTCTGCAACAAGGCGCTGCTCCCCGTCAGGATCCCCATCACCATCGCGCTCACGCCGCCCATCGCCAGGGCCCTCAGCCGCTGGAGGCTCGTCAAGAGCTGA
- the LOC120685751 gene encoding aspartyl protease family protein 1-like: MTSDAYPPALSAGGALHPPFPRENPAVATTPPHHLRLRTGHLALAVGGGRYTSPRCGLLLLFPINSGPAPDAGGTFPFPELQRLPLYLAIPCLFCFARCLPMAAAWLRAVFLAAVAASAAEALGLDVHHRYSATVREWAGHRAPPRGTPGYYAALAGHDGLRRRSLASAAGGGEVAFADGNDTYRLNDFGFLHYAVVALGTPNVTFLVALDTGSDLFWVPCDCIKCAPLVSPTYGNLKFDVYSPQKSSTSRKVPCSSNLCDGQSACQSASNSCPYNIEYLSDNTSSSGVLVEDLLYLITEYGQPKVVTASITFGCGQVQTGSFLGSAAPNGLLGLGMDSKSVPSLLASQGVAANSFSMCFGEDGHGRINFGDTGSSDQQETPLNIYKQNPYYNISITGAMVGSKSINAKFSAIVDSGTSFTALSDPMYTEITSSFNSQVQDKPTQLDSSLPFEFCYTISPKGSINPPNISLIAKGGSLFPVNNPIITITDTASNPLGYCLAMTKSEGVNLIGENFMSGLKIVFDRERKVLGWKNFDCYSVDNSSNLPVSPNTSAVPPKPSMGPSSYTPEATKGASPNGTQVNVLQPSESSSLKLHFNTNIFIATALMFSAIL, from the exons ATGACGTCCGACGCTTACCCCCCGGCGCTCTCTGCCGGCGGGGCCCTCCACCCACCCTTCCCGCGGGAAAACCCGGCCGTGGCCACCACCCCACCCCATCACCTCCGACTCCGAACCGGCCACCTCGCACTCGCAGTCGGAGGCGGCAGGTACACATCCCCGCGGTGCGGCCTGCTCCTCCTCTTTCCCATAAATAGCGGCCCGGCGCCCGACGCCGGGGGAACTTTTCCATTTCCAGAGCTGCAAAGGCTTCCGCTTTACCTGGCCATACCTTGCCTTTTTTGCTTCGCGCGCTGCctgcccatggcggcggcgtggttgcGGGCGGTGTTCCTGGCCGCCGtggcggcgtccgcggcggaggcgctggGCCTGGACGTCCACCACCGGTACTCGGCGACCGTGCGGGAGTGGGCGgggcaccgcgcgccgccgcgcgggacgCCGGGGTACTACGCCGCGCTGGCCGGCCAcgacggcctccgccgccgctcgcttgcctccgccgcggggggaggggaggtggcCTTCGCCGACGGCAACGACACCTACCGGCTCAACGACTTCGGATT CTTGCATTACGCGGTGGTGGCACTGGGGACTCCGAACGTGACGTTCCTGGTGGCGCTCGACACCGGCAGCGACCTCTTCTGGGTGCCCTGCGACTGCATCAAGTGCGCCCCGCTCGTCTCCCCCACCTACGGG AATTTGAAGTTCGACGTGTACAGCCCTCAGAAGTCGAGTACCAGCCGAAAGGTCCCTTGCAGTAGCAATTTGTGCGATGGGCAGAGTGCGTGCCAATCAGCAAGCAACAGCTGCCCGTACAATATTGAATACTTGTCCGATAACACGTCGTCCTCAGGTGTGCTAGTCGAGGATCTATTGTACCTGATAACTGAGTATGGACAACCGAAAGTTGTTACAGCCTCCATAACATTCGG TTGTGGACAGGTTCAGACAGGTTCATTTCTGGGCAGTGCTGCGCCCAATGGTCTGCTTGGGCTTGGTATGGACAGTAAATCAGTTCCAAGTTTGCTAGCAAGTCAAGGAGTTGCTGCCAATTCCTTCTCAATGTGCTTTGGAGAAGATGGACATGGTAGAATCAATTTTGGGGACACCGGAAGCTCAGACCAGCAGGAGACCCCAttaaatatttataaacaaaA CCCATATTACAACATAAGCATCACTGGTGCTATGGTGGGAAGTAAATCCATTAATGCTAAGTTTAGTGCTATTGTCGACTCTGGCACCTCTTTCACAGCTCTGTCCGATCCTATGTACACTGAAATCACAAGCAGT TTCAATTCACAAGTCCAAGATAAGCCAACCCAACTTGACTCTTCTCTACCCTTTGAATTTTGCTACACCATAAG TCCAAAGGGATCTATCAATCCTCCAAATATAAGTCTGATAGCAAAAGGGGGAAGCTTATTTCCTGTCAACAATCCAATAATTACTATAACGGACACTGCATCT AATCCACTTGGCTATTGCTTGGCCATGACGAAGAGTGAAGGTGTTAACTTAATAGGGG AGAATTTTATGTCTGGGTTGAAGATTGTGTTTGATCGAGAGAGGAAGGTCTTGGGCTGGAAAAATTTTGATT GTTACAGCGTGGACAACTCGAGTAACCTTCCAGTGAGCCCAAATACTTCTGCTGTTCCTCCGAAGCCTTCAATGGGACCGAGCAGCTACACTCCTGAAGCTACCAAGGGTGCTTCACCAAATGGCACCCAAGTCAACGTATTGCAGCCTTCAGAGAGTTCTTCACTGAAGCTGCATTTCAACACAAACATCTTCATCGCCACCGCTCTCATGTTCTCCGCGATTCTTTGA
- the LOC120685744 gene encoding probable 26S proteasome non-ATPase regulatory subunit 3 — translation MPEDVEMNDSQAPPAAAVSDAPAPAQSTLHHLKEIASVIEAGSLSKEVRRISRAVRLTIALRRRLAARDVAAFLAFALPPSSEAFARLSALVPKEDGSEMDVDTAAPTAQVSIKHGLPEIEIYCYLLVVIFLIDNKKYDEAKTCASASIARLKSLNRRTVDVLASRLYSYYSYVHELTNTLAEIRGTLLALHRMATLHHDELGQETLLNLLLRNYLHYNLYDQAEKLRSKAPRFEAHSNQQFCRYLFYLGKIRTIQLEYTDAKESLLQAARKAPTAARGFQIQCNKWAIIVRLLLGEIPERTVFMQKGMKAALTPYFELTNAVRVGDLELFRSVADKFSSTFSADRTRNLIVRLRHNVIRTGLRNISISYSKISLADIAKKLRLDSENPVADAESIVAKAIRDGAIDATIDHANGCMVSKETGDVYSTNEPQIAFNSRIAFCLNMHNEGVKALRFPPNSHKEKESAEKRRERLQQEEELAKHMAEEDDDDF, via the exons ATGCCGGAGGACGTCGAGATGAATGACTCCcaggccccgcccgccgccgccgttagCGACGCCCCGGCGCCCGCGCAGTCCACTCTCCACC ATCTGAAGGAGATCGCGTCGGTGATCGAGGCCGGGTCGCTGAGCAAGGAGGTCCGCCGGATCTCACGCGCCGTCCGCCTGACCATCGCcctacgccgccgcctcgccgcccgcgacgTTGCCGCCTTCCTGGCCTTCGCGCTGCCTCCTTCCTCGGAGGCCTTCGCCCGCCTGTCCGCCCTCGTGCCCAAG GAAGATGGGAGTGAAATGGATGTTGATACGGCAGCTCCAACAGCTCAAGTTTCAATCAAGCATGGTCTTCCTGAGATTGAAATTTATTGTTACCTGCTTGTGGTTATTTTCCTTATTGATAATAAGAAATATGATGAG GCTAAAACATGTGCCTCCGCAAGCATTGCTCGTCTGAAGAGTCTTAACAGGAGAACAGTTGATGTTTTAGCTTCTAGGCTGTACTCCTATTACTCATATGTCCATGAGCTTACCAACACCCTTGCTGAGATTCGTGG GACTCTCCTGGCATTGCACAGAATGGCGACTTTACACCATGATGAGCTTGGTCAG GAAACTCTTCTCAATCTGCTTCTTCGCAATTACCTGCACTACAATTTGTATGACCAGGCAGAAAAGCTAAGGTCAAAGGCGCCTCGTTTTGAAGCACATTCCAATCAACAG TTCTGCCGGTATCTCTTTTACTTGGGCAAAATAAGGACAATTCAGTTGGAGTACACTGATGCTAAAGAAAGCCTCTTGCAAGCTGCTAGAAAGGCACCCACTGCAGCTCGAGGATTTCAGATCCAGTGCAACAAATGGGCTATTATTGTAAGGCTGCTCTTAGGAGAGATTCCAGAGAGAACTGTTTTCATGCAGAAAGGAATGAAAGCTGCTTTGACACCCTATTTTGAGCTTACAAAT GCTGTCCGAGTTGGTGACCTAGAGCTATTCAGATCTGTGGCAGATAAATTTTCAAGCACTTTCAGTGCAGATAGGACCCGGAATTTGATTGTGAGGCTGCGCCACAATGTTATCCGGACTGGATTGCGTAACATCAGCATCTCATACTCGAAGATTTCCCTTGCTGATATTGCCAAGAAGCTGAGGTTGGACTCTGAGAATCCTGTCGCTGATGCTGAAAGCATTGTAGCCAAGGCCATCAGGGATGGGGCAATTGATGCCACCATTGATCATGCCAACGGCTGTATGGTGTCGAAGGAGACTGGTGATGTCTACTCAACTAATGAGCCACAGATAGCTTTCAACTCAAGGATCGCATTTTGCCTGAACATGCATAACGAGGGGGTCAAGGCGCTAAGATTCCCTCCGAACTCTCACAAGGAAAAGGAGAGTGCTGAGAAGAGGCGTGAGAGGCTCCAGCAGGAGGAAGAACTGGCAAAACATATGGCcgaggaagatgatgatgatttctAG
- the LOC120685736 gene encoding uncharacterized protein LOC120685736 — translation MAFASSLLPAPVSRVRASTAPELAAFPLARKGVSLAAARRRGSRHGVRAEVNESGSTLAVDALSQVKHVLLPVTDRNPYLSDGTRQAAATTASLAKKYGADITVVVIDDKPKESFPEHHTQMSSIRWHLSEGGFTEFGLMERLGEGRKPTAIIGEVADELELDLVVLSMEAIHSKHVDGNLLAEFIPCPVLLLPL, via the exons ATGGCCTTCGCCAGCTCGCTCCTCCCCGCTCCTGTCTCCCGCGTCCGCGCGAGCAccgcgccggagctcgccgcttTTCCGCTCGCCAGGAAGGGAGTCTCCCTcgcagccgcgcgccgccggggatCCCGGCACGGAG TGAGGGCCGAAGTGAATGAATCTGGAAGCACTTTGGCTGTTGATGCTCTCTCACAAGTTAAACATGTTCTGCTTCCAGTCACTGATCGCAACCCCTACCTTTCTGATGGCACAAGACAG GCTGCAGCAACAACCGCTTCTCTAGCTAAGAAATATGGAGCAGACATTACTGTAGTCG TTATTGATGATAAACCTAAGGAGTCATTTCCAGAGCATCATACTCAGATGTCAAGCATCAGATGGCATCTCTCAGAAG GTGGATTTACGGAGTTTGGACTGATGGAGCGTCTTGGGGAAGGCAGGAAACCAACAGCAATCATCGGGGAAGTTGCCGATGAGCTGGAGTTAGATCTcgttgtgctaagcatggaggCAATCCACTCGAAACATGTTGATGGCAATCTGCTGGCTGAATTCATCCCATGTCCTGTTCTGCTGCTCCCGCTCTAA